The following proteins are co-located in the Palaemon carinicauda isolate YSFRI2023 chromosome 30, ASM3689809v2, whole genome shotgun sequence genome:
- the LOC137623565 gene encoding myb-like protein D: MNKTFGLVASHRTVCWNISSYCLVLPGSILSGEEHSVSGALSDSNNNSINKSNINKNNNSINKSNSNKNNNSINKSNINKTNNNNNNKSNINKNNNNNNKSNINKNNNNNNKRNINKNYNNNKRNINKNNININKNKNNNNKNNDNNNNKNNNNNNNNHINNNHINNSYNNNKRNINKNNHTNKSNINKNNNSINKSKKLQHQKLQQQ, encoded by the exons ATGAACAAAACCTTCGGTCTTGTGGCTTCCCATAGGACTGTATGTTGgaacatcagcagctattgcctggttctGCCAGGTTCTATATTAAGTGGAGAGGAGCATTCTGTCTCTGGGGCATTGAGTGATAGT aacaacaacagcatcaacaagagcaacattaacaagaacaacaacagcatcaacaagaGCAAcagtaacaagaacaacaacagcatcaacaagaGCAACATtaacaaaaccaacaacaacaacaacaataagagcaacattaacaagaacaacaacaacaacaataagagcaacattaacaagaacaacaacaacaacaataagaggaACAttaacaaaaactacaacaacaataagaggaacattaacaagaacaacatcaacatcaacaagaacaagaacaacaacaacaagaacaacgacaacaacaacaacaagaacaacaacaacaacaacaacaaccacatcaACAACAACCACATCAACAACAGCTACAACAACAATAAGAGGAACATTAACAAAAACAACCACACCAACAAGAGCaacattaacaagaacaacaacagcatcaacaagaGCAAAAAACTACAACaccaaaaactacaacaacaataa
- the LOC137623566 gene encoding putative mediator of RNA polymerase II transcription subunit 29, whose translation MIPNQVSVIINQVSMNTNQVSVNTNQVSVNTNQVSVNTNQASLNTNQVSVNTNRVYVNTNRVYVNTYQVSANTNQVSVNTNQVAVNTNQVAVNTNQASVNTKQVPVNTKQVSVNTNQVFGNTNQVFGNTNQASVNTNQASTNTNQVSVNTNQVFVNTIQESLNTNQVPVNTNQVSANTIQESVNTNQVSVNTTNGGQFSPVANGGQFSPVANGGQSSTGANLRQSSPGANVRKFSPRANEKQHSPGDNGMQSFPGANTRQSSPGANRKTIFPMN comes from the exons ATGATACCCAATCAAGTATCTGTGATTATCAATCAGGTATCTATGAATACTAATCAGGTATCTGTGAATACTAATCAGGTATCTGTGAATACTAATCAGGTATCTGTGAATACTAATCAGGCATCTCTTAATACCAATCAGGTATCTGTGAATACCAATCGGGTATATGTCAATACCAATCGGGTATATGTCAATACCTATCAGGTATCTGCCAACACCAATCAAGTATCTGTCAATACCAATCAG GTAGCTGTCAACACCAATCAGGTAGCTGTCAACACCAATCAAGCATCTGTCAATACCAAGCAGGTACCTGTCAACACCAAGCAG GTATCTGTCAATACCAATCAGGTATTTGGCAATACCAATCAGGTATTTGGCAATACCAATCAGGCATCTGTGAATACCAATCAGGCATCTACCAACACCAATCAGGTATCTGTCAACACCAATCAGGTATTTGTCAATACCATTCAGGAATCTCTCAATACAAATCAGGTACCTGTCAATACCAATCAGGTATCTGCCAATACCATTCAGGAATCTGTCAATACCAATCAGGTATCTGTCAATACTA CTAACGGAGGACAATTCTCTCCTGTAGCTAACGGAGGACAATTCTCTCCTGTAGCTAACGGAGGACAATCCTCCACTGGAGCCAACCTAAGACAATCCTCCCCTGGAGCTAATGTAAGAAAATTCTCTCCTAGAGCTAACGAAAAACAACACTCCCCTGGAGACAACGGAATGCAGTCGTTCCCAGGAGCTAATACAAGACAATCCTCTCCTGGAGCTAACAGAAAAACAATCTTCCCAATGAACTAA